The genomic window ACGCGAGTACGAAGCACCGTACGACCACATCGCCATCGACAACGTGGCAGCGGCCCGCGCCGCCGTGCGCCATCTCGTCAGTCGCGGCCACCGGCGCATCGCCTTCCTCGGGTCGCGCACCGGCCGGGAACGCCAGCCGGCGCACCTGCGGCTGCGGGGCTGGCGCGAGGAACTCGTCGCCTCCGGGATCACCCCGGACGAATCGCTCGTCGTCGTCACCGACGGCTACGGGCGCGAGGACGGTGCCGCGGGCATGGCGGCCCTCCTGGACCGGGGGGACCGTCCCGACGCCGTGTTCGCGTACAACGACCTCATCGCCATCGGCGCCATGCGGGCCGTCACCGAACGCGGCCTGCGAATCCCCGAGGACGTCGCCGTCGTCGGCTTCGACGACATCGAGGAGAGCCGCTACACCACCACCACACTCACCACCATCGCGCCCGACAAGGAGGCCATCGCCCGCCTCGCCGTCGACAGCCTCGTCGAACGGCTCGCGGGGCAGCCGTTCACCGAACCCCGGCGACCGCGCCCCGGCTACCGCCTCGTCGTCCGCGAATCCACCACGTCCGGGTCCGACTCCGGCCACACCGAGGATCTCTGATGCCGCGCCCCATCGTGCACAGCACCCCGTTCGGCTCCGTCCACGGGGCGCAGACCCATCTGTGGACCCTCGACAGCGGTACGGGAGTCCGGGCCGAGGTGCTGACCTACGGAGCCTCCCTGCACCGCCTCACGGTGCCCGACACCGCGGGCACGCCCGCCTCCGTCGTCCGGTCGCTCCCTGCCCTCGACGACTACGCGGCGAAGCACCCGTACTTCGGCGCCGTCGTGGGCCGCTACGCCAACCGCATCGCCCACGGCCGCTTCACCCTCGACGGGGCCGAGCACCACGTCCCCGCCAACGACCGGGGCCACGCCCTGCACGGAGGACCCGACGGTTTCCACACCAAGGTGTGGGACGCGGCCCCGGACCACGGCGACGGCACGGCGTCCGTCCGGCTCTCCCTGCACAGCCCGGACGGGGACATGGGCTTTCCGGGGGCGCTGGAGACAGCGGTCACGTACACCGTCGACACGGACGGGACCCTCGCCGTCGACTACGCGTCGGTCACCGACCGGCCCACCGTCGTCAACCTGACCAACCACGCCTACTTCGACCTCGCCGGCGGCCCTGACATCCTCGGCCACCTCCTGGAGGTCGACGCCGACACCTATCTGCCGGTGGACGACGACGGTATCCCGCTGGGTTACCGGGCCCAGGTCCACGGCACTCCGTTCGACCTCACCGAGCCGCGCGTGCTCGGGGAGTGCCTCGGCGCCGACGACGGCCAACTGCGGTCGGCGGGCGGGTTCGACCACTGCTGGGTGCTGAGGGACGCCGGCGCGGGTCTGCGCCGTGCCGCCCGCCTCACCGCCCCCGGCTCCGCCCGCGTTCTGGAGGTCTGGACGACCGAGCCCGGCATCCAGGTGTACACCGCCAACCAACTCGACGGCTCCTGCACCGACGGCGCCGGCCGCCGCCACGAACGGCACGGCTCGGTGTGCATGGAGACCCAGCACCTGCCCGACTCACCCAACCGGCCCGAATGGCCCAGCACCGTGCTCCGTCCGGGCGAGACCCGCCACAGCCGGACCGAGCTGCGGTTCCCGCACCTGCGCGGCTGAGGCCGGCCGGGCGGCCCCGAAACCCATTGCTCCTCGTCCCGGCGGGCTGCTCCCTTCCCCGTGACCCGCCGGTCAGTTCGGGAGGAAACTCCGTGCGCCGGGCTTCTGTGTCCACCCGGACAGGAATCCACACCTGTCTCCAGGGCCTGAAGCTCACCGCGCGACCTGGGAATCCCGGCGCAGAGCATGGCGAGTGCGGCGGGGGAGTTCGACGGATCCGGCGGTGATCGGCGGAGCGGTGGTGATCGTCGGAATGGCCGGCCGGCCGACGGTGTTTTGGTTTTCATGACTTACTTCGTCGACGTCACGGTGCGCGGCTACGAGCTCGACACCCAGGGCCACCTGAACCAGGCCGTCTATCTCCAGTACGCGGAGCACGCACGCTGGGAGCTGCTGAGAGCCGCGGGACTTCCCCAGGAGAAGCTGCTCGCGAGCGGAGTGGGGCCCGTGCAGCTCGAAGTGACGGTCAAGTACCTCCGCGAACTGCGGGGCGGGGACCGCGTGCGCGTGAGCTGCGAGTTCTCCTACGGCGCCGGGAAGACCTTCGGGGTGCGGCAGCAGATCGTCAAGGAGGACGGCACGGTCGCCGCGGAGATCAGTGGACTGGCCGGCATGCTCGACCTGTCCGCCCGGCGGCTGATCGAGGACCCGGCCGGGCACCTTGCCTCACTGGCGGATCAGCCCGAACTCCTCGGGGTCAAGAACTCCTGACGGCCGGGGCGCCGGGCCGGGCGGCCGAGCGGACGCCGGAACCCCGGGAGCGTCGGGCACCGTGACGCACTCACGGGCGGGCCGACCGTCCTGGGTGGCCGTTTCCCGCTCCGGCCGTCCCGCCTCGCTCAGCCGTTCTCCTCGTCCGGCGCTGCTGTCAGCCGGGCGAGCCGAGCCGCCCTGACCTCGGGGGACCGGGCCCGCAGGAGCTGGAGGATCAGGAGATACCGGTCCGTCCGCCCCAGCCGCTCGAAGCGTTCAGCCGCCCGCGGGTGCGCGGCGAGCGCAGCCGCGAGGTCGGACGGCACGACGGCCTCCTTCTGCGAGGGGTAGGCCGCCGCCCATCGCCCGTCGGCCTGAGCGGCGCGTACCTCGGCCAGACCGGAGTCGCGCATGCGGCCCGCCTTCGTCAGCTCCCCGACCTTGCGGACGTTGACGAGGGACCACTGGCTGCCTCTGCGGCGGGGCGAGATCCGCTGCAGGTAGTACGTCGCGTCGAGGGACCTGCGCTGCCCGTCGATCCACCCGAAGCAGAGCGCCACGTCGATGACCTCGGCCGCGGTGACGGACGTGATGCCGGAGCTCTTCTTCGCGAGTTTCAGCCACAGCTCCGACCGTTCGCCGTGGTGCCGCTCCAGCCAGGACTCCAGGCAGGGGATCCGCTCGCAGAACACCGGATCCGCGGCATCTCCCGCAGGTCCGTCCGCGGCCGACCCGTTGTCCGTGCTCTTCCCCGATGAGGTCATGTGACCAGGGTAGGGACGTACTGGGTCAGGGCCGGTCCTGCGGGACTCGCCGCGCCGACCGCGCTCCCGCCCTCACGCATTCCTCGGGACTCCGATGCGGAGAGTGCTCTGCGGGCCGGGTCACGATCACGAACGGGGCGGCGGGGCCGTGCTCGCCCGGACGACCAGTCGCGTCGGGACCAGGGTGGTCCCGCGTTCCGTCGTCTCGCTGCGGATCTGCCGCAGGACGCCGTCCACGCAGAGCCGGCCGATCTCGGCGAAGTCCTGGTGCACGGTGGTCAGCGGTGGAAGGAACGACGCGGAGTCGGCGATGTCGTCGAACCCCACCACGCTCACGTCCTCGGGTACCCGCCTGCCCTGCTCCTGCAGGGCCCGGAGAACGCCCAGGGCCATCTGGTCGTTGGCCGCGAAGACCGCGGTGCAGGAGGGATCGGCCGCCAGGACGAGGCCGGCCTCGTACCCCGAAGCCGCCGACCAGTCGCCGTCCACCGGAACCGGGACGGGACGGCCGGACTCCTCCAGGGTCTGCCGCCAGGCAAGGGCGCGGCGCTGGGCGGCGAACGACTCGGGAGGCCCCGCCACGTGCACCACGGTGC from Streptomyces sp. NBC_01341 includes these protein-coding regions:
- a CDS encoding LacI family DNA-binding transcriptional regulator, which codes for MGVSLKDVAQRAGVSIKTVSNVVNNYQHVTPAMRTKVQQAIDELGYRPNLTARHLRKGRTGIIALAVPEFGNPYFAELAGAVIDAAARHDYTVLVDHTAGLREKELLVSQGFRSHVIDGLILSPIHLETEDLMTRTETAPLVLLGEREYEAPYDHIAIDNVAAARAAVRHLVSRGHRRIAFLGSRTGRERQPAHLRLRGWREELVASGITPDESLVVVTDGYGREDGAAGMAALLDRGDRPDAVFAYNDLIAIGAMRAVTERGLRIPEDVAVVGFDDIEESRYTTTTLTTIAPDKEAIARLAVDSLVERLAGQPFTEPRRPRPGYRLVVRESTTSGSDSGHTEDL
- a CDS encoding acyl-CoA thioesterase; translation: MTYFVDVTVRGYELDTQGHLNQAVYLQYAEHARWELLRAAGLPQEKLLASGVGPVQLEVTVKYLRELRGGDRVRVSCEFSYGAGKTFGVRQQIVKEDGTVAAEISGLAGMLDLSARRLIEDPAGHLASLADQPELLGVKNS
- a CDS encoding aldose epimerase family protein produces the protein MPRPIVHSTPFGSVHGAQTHLWTLDSGTGVRAEVLTYGASLHRLTVPDTAGTPASVVRSLPALDDYAAKHPYFGAVVGRYANRIAHGRFTLDGAEHHVPANDRGHALHGGPDGFHTKVWDAAPDHGDGTASVRLSLHSPDGDMGFPGALETAVTYTVDTDGTLAVDYASVTDRPTVVNLTNHAYFDLAGGPDILGHLLEVDADTYLPVDDDGIPLGYRAQVHGTPFDLTEPRVLGECLGADDGQLRSAGGFDHCWVLRDAGAGLRRAARLTAPGSARVLEVWTTEPGIQVYTANQLDGSCTDGAGRRHERHGSVCMETQHLPDSPNRPEWPSTVLRPGETRHSRTELRFPHLRG
- a CDS encoding YdeI/OmpD-associated family protein, whose protein sequence is MTSSGKSTDNGSAADGPAGDAADPVFCERIPCLESWLERHHGERSELWLKLAKKSSGITSVTAAEVIDVALCFGWIDGQRRSLDATYYLQRISPRRRGSQWSLVNVRKVGELTKAGRMRDSGLAEVRAAQADGRWAAAYPSQKEAVVPSDLAAALAAHPRAAERFERLGRTDRYLLILQLLRARSPEVRAARLARLTAAPDEENG